The genomic DNA aatgttccacCTTTCCGGATTAAACAAAACGAGTAAGGCAATTTCAGAAAGTCTTAAATGTTGTCTTACTCATACAGTTGTTTTCCGAAGCATCTCTTCTGATGGAAGCTCCAAAGTAGCTCCTGCGTGATCCTGACTTGCTTTCACCTCTACAACACAGAagcattggaaaaaaaaatcaagtttccAAGAAaaaatcgagttttttttttttcactcaggCAATTCAACGAACAGATGGTGtgcaagataaaaaaaagagagtgtaaTGAGTCAACAAAACGTACCGTATCCGCCGCGTTCGTTGAGTTTGGCCTGAACAATCATAGTGGAAATGAACTGCGTCGCTTCACGCGCCTCTTCGAGAAGGCGAGTGATGTCGGAGCCGGAAGCCACGTGGCGGTTTTCATCGAATTTCTTACGGATCTCGGACGCTGAAGCCTTCAGCATCTCGGTATCTCCGGCGAACGATTTCCTTGTGGCCCTGAGCAGGGCTCTGTACGCGATCAACGCTTCTCCGGTCACCATTTCTCCTCCTTTCCCTTTTCAACCTTTTGTTcccctcctccgccgccgccgtcACCAAAAACTTGGGAGGAATCGAAATGGTACCTTTCTGATCGCGGCTTCTAGTTTCATTGGGCCTTTATGATTAAGCCTACCTTTTGGCCCATTGATGAATATTTTGGGTTATACCCGTTTCCAGCTGGGTAAAAACCGCATCGGTCGAATCCTTAAAAGAGAATTTATCATTACTAGGCGAATGCGTACTTGCGTGTTCGTTCACTACTTCCGAGTTCCGAGTGTCTTCACCATTCCCAAAGAGGTACGCTTTCTGAATTCGCTCGTTTGCTGTAAACTTCAATTTCACGCCTTTTTTATTTGAATGATACGAAACCCTAGATGATTCAGTCTGCATCGATTCGAACAATTCAGTGAAATTGACCAACTCAGAAGCAGTATGTGGagatttggtttatataaaccCTACCTCTGTAGAATTTAGCCATTTGAATCCTCAATTTCTTCCATTAGATGAGTGACTCAAAACATGCAAAAGTTTAATTGCGTTGTTTAGTAATGTATAATTCGTTTTTTGAAAGAGGTTTGTTGAATTTGGTTTTGGCtttattgttttgtctttgttgttaATTTCTCCAGCTTTAGAAAGAGATTAGAGATGGATCATGTATACAAAGGTCAGCTGCAAGCATATGCCCTCAAACAAAATCTGGAGCTACCCGCGTATGTCACTGAGCGAGAAGGGGCTCCTCATGCTCCTCGGTTTAGATCTAAGGTTACATTTTGTGGACAGACTTACCAGAGCCAGGAATTCTTTCCGACTCTTAAATCGGCTGAACATGCCGCTGCCAAAATAGCATTGGCTTCATTGCGGCCACAGAGTCCTGAGGCTAGTTCCCCCCCACACCCTCATTTTTGGATCACAGTTTATGTGCTTTTTCAAAATCTGATTTTATCTtatctatcatttttttttgtttattcaggGAATTGATGTTGCATACAAGAACCTGTTACAAGAGATTGCTCAGAAAGGAAATTCTCTGTTACCAGTTTATGCAACTGTTACATCTGGTCCATCGCATTTGCCAGTTTTTACTTCAACTGTTGAGTTTGCTGGGAAGGTCTTCAGCGGAGAAGaggcaaaaaccaaaaagttggCTGAAACGAGCGCTGCTAAAGTAGCATTCATGAGTATCAAAACTGGTATGTATCTAACCTTTTANCCCTCATTTTTGGATCACAGTTTATGTGCTTTTTCAAAATCTGATTTTATCTTTTCTCTCACAGGGAATTGATGTTGCATACAAGAACCTGTTACAAGAGATTGCTCAGAAAGGAAATTCTCTGTTACCAGTTTATGCAACTGTTACATCTGGTCCATCGCATTCGCCAGTTTTTACTTCAACTGTTGAGTTTGCTGGGAAGGTCTTCACCGGAGAAGAGGCCAAAACCAAAAAGTTGGCTGAAATGAGTGCTGCTAAAGTAGCATTCATGAGTATAAAAACTGGTATGTATCTAACCTTTTAACATCCCTTGCTTTTCATTGTCTTATTTATTCCGTTAAAAATGGTCAAATATTTCAAAACCAGCAAGTTATGTTATTTTTCAGTTGGTGCATGGTATGAGATAAGAAATGATCAGACTGTTTCTCATTATAGATTGTTTACCTCTGTTCTTGTGAACTGTTTTTCAAATTCCATTCAGCTGTAGACATTTTGACTAAAGTTAATCTTGTTAATTGCATCTGAGGTTCTTCTTGTCAATCTTTTGAACTTTTCTAGATCAGTATTCCCCTCATGATGTTATTCTACATGGCCAAGTCAGAAACTGGGTCATGAGGGTGAGCAGTTTCACAACGAACAAATCATGAaacaacttttttgtttgtttgtttgtttgtttcaaaaccatttgattttattatctTGATGCATATTTCCAATGTTAAAAAAGTCAAACGAGACAAGTTTGTGATAATCTATGATGTTCAGGGAACTCGAACCAGACCTCATCGCCTTCTTTGCCTTGTGAGAGACAAGAAGCTGTAACTTCAAATGTGAAGAGCAGTCTACAAGAGATCCAGTCCCAACCTTCCGAGGTGCTGATGACCCCTGATGCCCCAGCAAAGTGTACTAAAGTGGATGAAAATGGTTGGTCTTCTTTAAACCCTACACTACTTTAATAATGCGTTGGTTTGTTTGTCAAAGGGAAATCTCTCTTCATTTGCTATGATTTGTGGTCCAGTCAGAGGGTCGTATCTCACCTTACTTAACTGCATGAAATGAATTCCAACGTCAAATTTATAGTATATGGTCAAGATTGTTTATTCATTCTAAACTCATGCTCTACAGTCTTCATTCTGTGCAGAATTTCCAGATCTTCATAACGCACCAGCCAGTAATGCTAAGGAGATGAATGTTGCTTTGCATGTGCCTGAGAATCCTACAAACGATGGTACTCTTAATGCACCAACTAGTGATGATATGAAGATGAAAattgctgcttcttcttcgccTAGACCTCAGAATCCTACAAACGTTGTTACTCCTAATTCACCAGCTACGAATGGTATCAAGAGGAGCATTGCAGCTTGTTCTTTGCGTATGCCTCAGAATCCCACAATCGATGGTAGAGAAGCTTCACCATGTGTAGAtgagagtgagaagaagaagctcataaTGGGAACTGGCCACCTGAGTATACCAACTGGCCAACATGTATTTTGTCGTCCGTGGAACCCCGAGATAACTCTTCCTCAAGACGCGGAGATGCTCTTTAGGGATGATAGTTATATTGCCTATCGTGTCATGAAACCGTAAAGACATCAATATTTGATGCATAATAAGTGTGGAGATAGAATGGTAAGCTACGCTATATCTCATATGTTTGTAGCGAGATACGATGTTTAATCGAATAGGTATAGGCTTTTGACTCTGGTTTTCTTCAGCAATAACCTAGTGCTGTGTAATGACTACTTagtactttttttgttttgaatgataTATGGATACTACTTAGTACTTGTGATGATCCAAATCACTGTTTCTGGGGAATTTGCCAAACGGAAAAGGGAAGAGAAAATGGCGTCGGGGTGTGGGAAAACAAAACGATTTCTGGATGGATTTTAGCGAATGCACGCATGTCTCATTGGAGAGAGCTCCACTTGGACTACCTCGAGTGTCTAAAAGGCTGAATCACCTTTACCTTCCTAAACACAACTTCTTACTATAATAACATCACTCGAAGTGTACCTACACACAATTAGCTACTCAATAATTCACAAAAGTGAACAGACAGTAAAATATGAAGCATGAATTGTGTTTATAAGAAGATTAAGTGATAATAGATTGTGATAAGTAAGATGTAGACGTAACGGTGTGGAGAGACACTAGATAAGTAACCGGTATTCAAGTAgaatatttataactaaaaccaaaaataattagcGACACAAGAGTAGAAGCAAAATATTAGGGAACAGCAATTCCATCCGTCCGAAGATACTAGATCATGGTCAATTTCAAATAGACGATGGTGATCATTGATCAATGTGTATGAAGTAtgacaaaaagcataaattacaaaaatgcatTATTATACTTTTGGACCTTTTTTTGGTTCTCAGCAATTACGAGACATTACTTTAGGGCCCATGAAGATTGTAAATTGACccaataacaaatttttttaaaagaaaaaaaaataaaaaaacgttgGTGGGTGGTTTCCAATTTTCCCATTAATCCTAATTTCCTTTCATTTGCTTTTAAGAAAAAACCGGCTAATCCGTAAATCTATATTCACCGTTAGATCTGAAATATAATTACATCTAATGGCTGTAATAGATAGCTGACAAAAGATACGATTTGTCGTTCTATCAAAATTTCCTAATTTGAGAGTGCGCCTAAAGCGCGTGGAATCAAGAAGAGGAATTTCCTTAGATATTTCcaaattacaataaatttttttttttcatttttttctttaatggcCTATCTACCGTCAGATCTAAAATTACAATTGCATCTAACGGCTGTAAATAGAAAACTGGCAAAAATaggatttggtttttattaataaccGTTGGTGTTATCTCATCTCGATATAATAAGCACTGATGAggtcttctcctcttcttcgcTTTATTGATGACAACAAACAGAGTCAGAGAGAGACACTCTTCTTCACCAcctgaaagagaaaaaaaaaaaaagaaaagagagagaagag from Camelina sativa cultivar DH55 chromosome 7, Cs, whole genome shotgun sequence includes the following:
- the LOC104699601 gene encoding mitochondrial zinc maintenance protein 1, mitochondrial-like, giving the protein MVTGEALIAYRALLRATRKSFAGDTEMLKASASEIRKKFDENRHVASGSDITRLLEEAREATQFISTMIVQAKLNERGGYEVKASQDHAGATLELPSEEMLRKTTV
- the LOC104699602 gene encoding double-stranded RNA-binding protein 4 isoform X2, which gives rise to MDHVYKGQLQAYALKQNLELPAYVTEREGAPHAPRFRSKVTFCGQTYQSQEFFPTLKSAEHAAAKIALASLRPQSPEGIDVAYKNLLQEIAQKGNSLLPVYATVTSGPSHSPVFTSTVEFAGKVFTGEEAKTKKLAEMSAAKVAFMSIKTGNSNQTSSPSLPCERQEAVTSNVKSSLQEIQSQPSEVLMTPDAPAKCTKVDENEFPDLHNAPASNAKEMNVALHVPENPTNDGTLNAPTSDDMKMKIAASSSPRPQNPTNVVTPNSPATNGIKRSIAACSLRMPQNPTIDGREASPCVDESEKKKLIMGTGHLSIPTGQHVFCRPWNPEITLPQDAEMLFRDDSYIAYRVMKP
- the LOC104699602 gene encoding double-stranded RNA-binding protein 4 isoform X1, whose product is MDHVYKGQLQAYALKQNLELPAYVTEREGAPHAPRFRSKVTFCGQTYQSQEFFPTLKSAEHAAAKIALASLRPQSPEGIDVAYKNLLQEIAQKGNSLLPVYATVTSGPSHLPVFTSTVEFAGKVFSGEEAKTKKLAETSAAKVAFMSIKTGNSNQTSSPSLPCERQEAVTSNVKSSLQEIQSQPSEVLMTPDAPAKCTKVDENEFPDLHNAPASNAKEMNVALHVPENPTNDGTLNAPTSDDMKMKIAASSSPRPQNPTNVVTPNSPATNGIKRSIAACSLRMPQNPTIDGREASPCVDESEKKKLIMGTGHLSIPTGQHVFCRPWNPEITLPQDAEMLFRDDSYIAYRVMKP